One window from the genome of Nicotiana tomentosiformis chromosome 5, ASM39032v3, whole genome shotgun sequence encodes:
- the LOC138892964 gene encoding uncharacterized protein — protein MEYVMREVHERHYGNHTEGRSLIKRITSAPYHPPANGQAGSTNKVIINNLKKRLEESKEIGEPSTRYTHVTRESNEEEMRVNLDLLEERREAALIKMAAQKQMIERYYNRKANLRYFKIGDFVLKKVFRSTTTANAGKLSPNWEGPYRIRGIAGKGAYELETMDGKVLPSNWNTVHLKKYYL, from the exons ATGGAGTATGTGATGAGGGAAGTACATGAGAGGCACTATGGCAATCACACTGAGGGAAGATCATTG ATTAAACGGATTACATCCGCACCTTACCACCCTCCAGCTAATGGGCAAGCTGGGTCAACAAATAAAGTTATTATTAATAACTTGAAGAAAAGATTAGAGGAGTCAAAAG AAATAGGTGAACCAAGTACGAGATACACACATGTTACTAGAGAGTCAAATGAGGAGGAGATGCGAGTAAATTTAGATCTATTAGAAGAAAGGAGAGAAGCAGCGTTAATTAAAATGGCGGCTCAAAAACAGATGATTGAGCGATATTACAACAGGAAAGCTAATTTGAGATACTTTAAGATTGGGGACTTCGTCCTAAAAAAGGTATTCCGATCTACAACAACGGCCAATGCAGGTAAGttgagtccaaattgggaaggccctTATAGGATTCGAGGCATCGCTGGAAAGGGAGCATATGAGTTGGAAACCATGGATGGCAAAGTACTGCCATCAAACTGGAACACAGTTcatttgaagaagtattacttATAG
- the LOC104102354 gene encoding pentatricopeptide repeat-containing protein PPR5 homolog, chloroplastic, protein MTLPFSYSGSVQFPSSTTTTPTFQQPRLTHNPWLNFTYKRPVFYLIRCVSTRPGRKSGTTSTRGSSEEQELVTLLMRNFSDKKPLVSTLNKYVKFVRTEHCFLLFEELGKTDNWLQCLEVFRWMQKQRWYIADNGVYSKLISVMGKKGQIRMAMWLFSEMRNSGCRPDTSVYNAVISAHLHSRDKSKALAKAMGYFEKMKGMERCNPSIVTYNILLRAFAQAKNVEQVDALMKDLEESIVTPDIFTFNGLMDAYGKNGMIKEMEHVLSRMKSNELKPDIITFNILIDSYGKKQEFQKMEQVFKSLLRSKEKPTIPTFNSMITNYGKARLREKAELVLEKLIDLGYRPSYITYECLIMMYGHCDCVAKARELFDRVVESEKEKKVSTLNSMLDTYCMNGLPVEAHALFESIHSAKTFPIDSSTYKLLYKAYTKADMKELVQKLLTCMDKDGIIPNKKFFLDALGAFGTGPLSQKAAGDNKGLNRQRGRK, encoded by the exons ATGACCCTCCCATTTTCTTATTCCGGGTCGGTTCAATTTCCCTCCTCAACTACTACTACACCAACATTTCAACAACCCAGATTGACTCACAATCCATGGCTAAATTTCACTTACAAGAGACCCGTTTTCTACCTTATCCGTTGTGTGTCGACCCGACCCGGGAGGAAGTCGGGTACCACGAGTACCAGGGGGTCATCCGAGGAACAGGAGCTGGTGACTTTGCTTATGAGGAATTTCAGTGATAAGAAGCCATTAGTGAGCACTCTGAACAAGTATGTTAAGTTTGTGAGGACTGAACACTGTTTCTTGCTCTTTGAAGAACTTGGCAAAACTGATAATTGGCTTCAATGCCTTGAG GTTTTCAGATGGATGCAAAAACAACGGTGGTATATAGCGGATAATGGGGTTTACTCAAAGTTGATATCAGTAATGGGGAAGAAAGGGCAGATCAGAATGGCAATGTGGCTGTTCTCCGAGATGCGTAATAGTGGGTGTCGGCCAGATACCTCAGTGTACAACGCAGTCATTTCAGCCCATCTCCACTCCCGAGACAAATCCAAGGCCTTGGCAAAGGCTATGGGTTACTTTGAGAAGATGAAGGGAATGGAGCGTTGTAATCCAAGTATTGTTACCTACAACATTCTTTTGAGAGCTTTTGCTCAGGCAAAAAATGTTGAACAGGTAGATGCTCTGATGAAAGATCTTGAGGAGAGCATAGTCACTCCtgatatattcacatttaatGGTCTGATGGATGCCTATGGGAAAAATGGGATGATCAAGGAAATGGAGCATGTTCTCTCTCGAATGAAGAGTAATGAGCTGAAACCAGATATTATTACTTTTAACATATTGATTGATTCATATGGGAAGAAGCAGGAATTTCAGAAGATGGAACAAGTTTTTAAAAGCTTGCTTCGATCCAAGGAAAAACCTACTATTCCCACATTTAACTCAATGATAACAAACTATGGAAAAGCACGACTCAGAGAGAAAGCAGAGTTAGTTCTTGAGAAGTTGATTGACTTAGGTTATAGGCCAAGTTACATCACATATGAGTGCCTCATTATGATGTATGGGCATTGCGACTGTGTTGCGAAAGCAAGAGAACTATTTGATAGGGTGGTAGAATCTGAAAAGGAGAAGAAGGTTTCAACACTGAATTCAATGCTTGATACTTATTGCATGAATGGTTTACCTGTTGAAGCCCACGCGCTCTTTGAGAGTATTCATTCAGCCAAAACTTTCCCTATAGACTCCTCAACCTATAAACTTCTATATAAGGCGTACACTAAAGCCGATATGAAGGAGCTAGTACAAAAATTGCTGACTTGTATGGACAAAGATGGGATCATCCCCAACAAAAAGTTCTTTCTTGATGCTTTGGGGGCCTTTGGGACTGGACCTTTAAGCCAAAAGGCAGCTGGTGATAATAAAGGATTGAACAGGCAGAGGGGTCGTAAGTGA
- the LOC104102353 gene encoding cytochrome P450 71AU50-like, producing MALIWTTLILALVIYMFHKLLNIKNRKKLPPGPIGIPILGHLHLIGKNPHQTFYRLAKKYGPFMYLRLGLVPTIVVSSPETVEKVLKTYDHVFASRPHHEASQYICYGQRNLIFSKYGSYWRNMRKLCTLQLLTSQKINSYQSSRKEEVSILVKSIKQAAQDGVAVDLSAKVSSLNANLSCLMVFGKKFMDEDLDKRGFKSIVQEVVHLAATPNLGDFFPYLGVLDLQGLTSRLKALSKVFDEFLEKIIDEHVQSKEQRETEDFVDTMMAIMQSGEAGFEFDRRHIKAVLLDMLMASMDTSATSVEWTLTELLRHPHVMKKLQKELEEVVGLDRMVEESDLENLKYLDMVIKEALRLHSAAPLLIHESIEDCVVDGFYVQKGSRIIVNVYAAQRDPNAWPEPDKFFPERFVESNVDLRGHDFQLLPFGSGRRSCPGMQLGIIIVRLVVAQLVHCFDWELPNGMQPSELDMSEQFGVVTCRAKHLIAVPTYKLHYN from the exons ATGGCTTTAATATGGACTACACTTATACTAGCTCTAGTCATATACATGTTCCATAAGTTACTAAACATCAAAAACAGGAAAAAACTTCCACCAGGTCCAATAGGAATTCCAATTTTGGGACATCTTCACTTAATAGGTAAAAATCCACACCAAACTTTTTACAGATTAGCCAAGAAATATGGCCCTTTTATGTACTTGCGACTTGGGCTGGTACCAACAATTGTTGTTTCTTCCCCCGAGACAGTTGAAAAAGTTCTCAAGACTTATGATCATGTATTTGCTAGTAGACCTCATCACGAGGCCTCTCAATATATATGTTATGGCCAAAGAAACTTGATTTTCTCCAAATATGGATCTTATTGGAGGAACATGAGAAAATTATGTACTTTGCAACTTCTGACTAGTCAAAAGATTAATTCATATCAATCTTCAAGAAAGGAAGAAGTTTCCATTTTGGTTAAATCAATCAAACAGGCTGCTCAAGATGGTGTTGCTGTTGATCTTAGTGCTAAAGTTTCATCCTTGAATGCAAACTTGAGTTGTTTAATGGTTTTTGGTAAAAAGTTTATGGATGAAGATTTGGACAAAAGGGGTTTTAAATCTATAGTTCAAGAAGTTGTACATTTAGCTGCAACACCAAATCTTGGCGATTTCTTTCCTTATCTTGGTGTTTTGGATCTTCAGGGACTTACTAGTAGGCTAAAGGCTCTTTCAAAGGTTTTTGATGAGTTTCTTGAGAAGATTATTGACGAACATGTTCAGTCTAAGGAACAAAGGGAAACTGAGGATTTTGTAGATACCATGATGGCCATTATGCAATCTGGTGAAGCTGGATTCGAGTTCGATCGCCGCCATATCAAAGCTGTTCTATTG GATATGCTTATGGCTTCAATGGACACTTCAGCAACATCAGTAGAATGGACATTGACAGAGCTTCTTAGGCACCCTCATGTGATGAAGAAACTACAAAAAGAGTTAGAAGAAGTTGTTGGCCTGGACAGAATGGTAGAAGAATCAGACTTAGAGAATTTAAAGTACTTAGACATGGTAATAAAAGAAGCTCTGAGGCTGCATTCAGCTGCACCATTACTGATTCATGAGTCCATAGAAGACTGTGTAGTCGATGGCTTCTACGTACAAAAGGGATCGCGAATTATTGTCAACGTATATGCAGCTCAAAGGGATCCTAATGCCTGGCCTGAACCAGACAAGTTTTTCCCAGAAAGATTTGTTGAGAGCAACGTAGATCTTCGTGGACACGACTTTCAACTTCTACCATTTGGCTCTGGTAGAAGAAGTTGTCCTGGTATGCAGTTGGGGATCATAATTGTTCGCCTTGTGGTCGCGCAATTGGTGCATTGCTTTGATTGGGAACTTCCAAATGGTATGCAGCCTAGTGAATTGGACATGAGTGAGCAATTTGGGGTAGTAACTTGTAGAGCCAAGCATCTGATCGCAGTTCCTACATATAAACTCCACTATAACTGA